One window from the genome of Oceaniferula flava encodes:
- a CDS encoding pseudouridine synthase produces MSDNTTGTRLNKYLASCGVGSRRACDTIIKEGDVFINNSRVDNPALRVGPDDVVRVGKKTVTPKSTEVILFNKPRGLVSSASDELGRETIYAALPPQLHHLKNVGRLDKESEGMLVLTNDGDLALKLTHPSQKVEKEYLVTVNQAFDNEIIDKLIKGVHTVEGRAAAKSIKRISPRRLRVVLETGLKRQIRIMFDAVHIKVTKLVRIRIGTLTGGGLETGQWRTLDAEEIQALQQNPRQRQPRVSDDGGQSGDEPARKSSPRGAKGLQRRTPMKKKGTKNFQNTKRAPKKTGRGTSQKRKPRGRR; encoded by the coding sequence ATGTCCGATAACACCACTGGCACTCGACTGAATAAATACCTCGCCTCTTGCGGCGTCGGCTCCCGCCGGGCATGCGATACCATCATCAAGGAAGGCGACGTCTTCATCAATAACTCCCGCGTCGATAACCCCGCCCTGCGCGTCGGGCCGGACGATGTGGTGCGGGTCGGTAAGAAAACCGTCACCCCAAAGAGCACCGAGGTCATCCTTTTCAACAAACCCCGTGGCCTCGTCAGCTCCGCCAGCGATGAGCTGGGTCGCGAGACGATCTACGCCGCCCTGCCACCGCAGCTGCATCACTTGAAGAATGTGGGCCGACTCGATAAGGAATCCGAGGGCATGCTCGTCCTCACCAACGATGGCGACCTCGCCTTGAAGCTCACCCACCCTAGCCAGAAGGTGGAGAAAGAATACCTCGTCACGGTCAACCAAGCTTTTGATAACGAGATCATCGATAAGCTCATTAAAGGCGTGCACACGGTCGAAGGTCGTGCCGCCGCGAAGTCGATCAAGCGTATCTCCCCGCGCCGTCTCCGAGTGGTTTTGGAAACCGGCCTCAAGCGCCAGATCCGCATCATGTTTGATGCCGTGCACATCAAGGTGACCAAGCTCGTCCGCATCCGCATCGGCACCCTCACCGGCGGAGGATTGGAAACCGGCCAGTGGCGCACGCTCGATGCCGAGGAAATCCAAGCCCTGCAACAGAACCCACGTCAACGCCAGCCTCGCGTCAGTGACGATGGAGGTCAATCTGGCGACGAACCGGCCCGCAAGTCCAGCCCGCGTGGAGCCAAAGGCCTGCAACGCCGGACGCCTATGAAGAAAAAGGGCACCAAAAATTTCCAAAACACCAAGCGGGCTCCGAAAAAAACCGGCCGCGGCACCAGCCAAAAGCGCAAGCCTCGCGGTCGCCGTTAG
- the rpsI gene encoding 30S ribosomal protein S9 codes for MSEATTYCATGRRKTSVARVWVTAGTGEITINNKPFEEYVPTLTLQNSVLEPFEKSNLLKKFDVKVVAKGGGISGQVGAIRLGISRALCEHDEELRPALKEVGLMRRDPRQKERKKYGQPGARKKFQFSKR; via the coding sequence ATGAGCGAAGCAACTACATACTGCGCCACTGGTCGTCGCAAGACATCCGTCGCCCGCGTCTGGGTCACCGCCGGAACCGGCGAGATCACGATCAACAACAAACCTTTCGAAGAATACGTTCCTACCCTGACTCTCCAGAACTCAGTGCTCGAACCATTCGAAAAATCCAATCTCCTCAAGAAATTTGACGTCAAAGTCGTGGCCAAAGGTGGCGGCATTTCCGGTCAAGTTGGAGCCATCCGCCTCGGCATCTCCCGCGCCCTCTGCGAGCACGACGAAGAACTTCGTCCCGCCCTCAAGGAAGTCGGCCTGATGCGTCGTGACCCCCGCCAGAAAGAGCGTAAGAAATACGGTCAGCCTGGTGCACGTAAGAAGTTCCAGTTCTCCAAACGCTAA
- the rplM gene encoding 50S ribosomal protein L13 yields the protein MKTFSAKAQDVERKWYVIDAENQILGQVAVKAANLLRGKNKTIFTPHVDTGDYVIIINAEKVVLSGTKEHDKIYTRYTGYVGNQKIETPRKVRERRPELLLERAVRGMVPHNKLGDAIYKKLKVVVGSDHKHEAQQPEVVEVA from the coding sequence ATGAAAACTTTTTCAGCTAAAGCACAGGACGTCGAGCGCAAGTGGTACGTCATCGATGCCGAGAACCAAATTCTCGGTCAGGTCGCCGTCAAGGCCGCCAACCTCCTCCGTGGTAAAAACAAAACCATCTTCACTCCTCACGTTGACACCGGTGACTACGTCATCATCATCAACGCTGAAAAAGTTGTCCTCAGCGGCACCAAGGAGCACGATAAGATCTACACACGCTACACCGGTTACGTCGGTAACCAGAAAATCGAGACCCCTCGCAAGGTCCGTGAGCGTCGTCCGGAACTCCTCCTCGAGCGCGCCGTCCGCGGCATGGTTCCCCACAACAAACTGGGTGATGCCATCTACAAGAAGCTCAAAGTCGTCGTCGGCTCCGATCACAAACACGAGGCCCAGCAGCCTGAAGTTGTTGAAGTCGCCTAA
- a CDS encoding ion transporter gives MFSAVHPPDDPHLAASDPEPSRSEFKERLWAIIFEAETPSGKFFDVALLWVIGISVLAVMLESVESIHRQYHQPLLVVEWICTVVFTVEYILRIWLVRRPRRYIFSFYGIVDLLSCLPSYLALIFTGGSHFIVIRLLRLLRMFRVLKMVGHVRGANTILRGLAASRAKITVFFFSMLIFAMLAGTLIYIVESGEPGTAFTSIPVSIYYAIVSITTVGYGDLAAQTVLGRLITALMVLAGYAIIAVPTGIVASDMVREALHPDESTDACPGCGAHGHLNDAVYCRKCGELLDD, from the coding sequence ATGTTTTCTGCCGTGCATCCACCTGACGACCCCCACCTTGCAGCATCCGATCCGGAACCGTCACGCTCCGAATTCAAAGAACGGCTGTGGGCGATTATCTTCGAAGCAGAAACGCCGAGTGGCAAATTCTTCGATGTCGCGCTGCTCTGGGTGATTGGCATCAGCGTGTTGGCTGTGATGTTGGAGAGTGTGGAAAGCATCCACCGCCAATATCATCAGCCACTGCTCGTGGTGGAATGGATTTGCACCGTGGTCTTCACCGTGGAATACATTCTGCGGATCTGGCTGGTGCGGCGTCCGAGACGTTACATCTTCAGTTTCTATGGCATCGTCGACTTACTTTCCTGCCTCCCCAGCTACCTCGCGTTGATTTTCACCGGCGGCAGTCACTTCATCGTCATCCGCCTGCTCCGGCTTCTCAGAATGTTCCGGGTCTTGAAAATGGTGGGCCATGTCCGCGGGGCGAACACCATTCTCAGAGGCCTGGCGGCATCGCGAGCGAAGATCACGGTATTCTTTTTCTCCATGCTCATTTTTGCCATGCTGGCCGGCACCTTGATCTACATCGTGGAATCCGGAGAGCCCGGCACCGCCTTCACCAGCATCCCGGTGAGTATCTACTACGCGATCGTGTCCATCACTACCGTGGGATACGGTGACTTGGCAGCGCAGACGGTTTTGGGTCGACTCATCACCGCCCTGATGGTGCTCGCCGGTTATGCCATCATTGCGGTGCCGACAGGGATCGTTGCCAGTGACATGGTGCGCGAAGCCCTGCATCCGGATGAAAGCACTGATGCCTGCCCAGGCTGTGGCGCACACGGCCACCTCAACGATGCGGTTTACTGCCGAAAATGCGGTGAACT
- a CDS encoding small basic protein — protein MSKHASLKVSGGAGGKRSVLKRFERIKLLKERGQWKKGKSPIGLPKTKPEA, from the coding sequence ATGTCTAAACACGCATCTCTCAAAGTATCCGGTGGAGCCGGCGGCAAGCGTTCGGTTCTTAAGCGTTTCGAACGCATTAAGCTCCTCAAGGAACGCGGCCAATGGAAAAAAGGTAAGAGCCCAATCGGCCTTCCTAAAACCAAGCCAGAGGCGTAA
- the acs gene encoding acetate--CoA ligase — translation MSKNIESHLSEDREFKPSKEFSKQARVSSMAQYKRMHKESVERPDLFWAREARELHWDKKWGKVLEWKAPYAKWFVGGRTNVCVNCVDRHVTEGRGNKAAIIWEGEPGDKRTLTYKQLQREVCRFANVLESNGVKSKDRVLIYMPMVVEATVAMLACARIGAVHSIVFGGFSAESIKDRLDDSEAKVVITADGGWRRGGVVDLKANIDEALKKDKSVEKVIVLKRTENKVKMTKGRDVWWHEETAKVAATHKAKSFDSEHPLFILYTSGSTGKPKGILHTTGGYMVNTYATCKYIFDMKDDDVYWCTADVGWITGHSYITYGPMLNGVTQVMYEGAPNYPDFSRFWQIVEEYSVTIFYTAPTAIRAFIKAGDELVDKHDLSSLRLLGTVGEPINPEAWMWYYNKIGGGRCPIVDTWWQTETGAIMISPLPGCTPIKPGTATQPFFGIDAAILDEEGNECKANEGGRLVIRKPWPGMLRTIYKDKKRYRDTYWSDYPGMYTAGDGARRDRKGNFWIVGRLDDVLNVSGHRLGTAEVESALVSHDAVAEAAVVGRPHEIKGQAVCAFVTLKSGIEGTDELLKEVRNHVGKVIGAIAKPDDVYFTPVLPKTRSGKIMRRLLKELVATGKVTGNTTTLEDANVVKSLQKQVAKK, via the coding sequence ATGAGTAAAAATATCGAAAGTCATCTCAGCGAAGATCGCGAATTCAAACCTTCCAAAGAGTTTTCCAAACAAGCACGCGTCTCCAGTATGGCGCAATACAAGCGCATGCACAAAGAATCGGTGGAACGGCCCGACCTCTTTTGGGCACGTGAGGCCAGAGAGCTGCACTGGGATAAGAAGTGGGGCAAGGTGCTCGAGTGGAAGGCTCCTTACGCAAAGTGGTTTGTCGGTGGCAGAACCAACGTCTGCGTCAACTGTGTCGATCGCCATGTGACCGAAGGCAGGGGCAATAAAGCTGCGATTATCTGGGAAGGTGAGCCCGGTGACAAACGCACTCTCACCTACAAGCAACTACAGCGCGAGGTCTGCCGCTTTGCCAATGTGTTAGAATCTAATGGCGTCAAGTCGAAGGACCGTGTGCTGATCTACATGCCGATGGTGGTGGAAGCCACGGTGGCGATGCTCGCCTGCGCCCGCATCGGTGCGGTGCACTCGATTGTCTTCGGTGGATTCTCCGCGGAGTCGATCAAAGACCGTCTCGACGACTCCGAAGCCAAGGTGGTGATCACTGCCGACGGTGGCTGGCGCCGCGGTGGTGTGGTGGATCTCAAAGCCAACATCGATGAAGCGCTGAAAAAGGACAAGTCGGTCGAAAAAGTCATCGTGCTCAAGCGCACCGAGAACAAGGTGAAGATGACCAAGGGGCGCGATGTCTGGTGGCATGAGGAAACCGCCAAAGTAGCTGCCACCCACAAGGCGAAGTCCTTCGATAGCGAGCACCCGCTTTTCATTCTCTACACCTCCGGCTCCACCGGGAAACCCAAGGGGATCCTGCACACCACCGGGGGCTACATGGTGAACACCTACGCCACCTGCAAATACATCTTCGATATGAAAGACGATGACGTCTACTGGTGCACCGCCGATGTCGGCTGGATCACCGGGCACTCGTACATCACTTATGGACCGATGCTGAACGGCGTCACCCAGGTGATGTATGAAGGCGCGCCGAACTATCCGGATTTCTCCCGCTTCTGGCAGATTGTCGAGGAATACAGCGTCACAATTTTCTACACCGCCCCCACCGCCATCCGTGCCTTCATCAAGGCGGGGGATGAGCTAGTGGACAAACATGACCTTTCCTCACTCCGACTGTTGGGAACCGTCGGCGAGCCGATCAATCCGGAAGCTTGGATGTGGTATTACAATAAAATCGGCGGTGGGCGCTGCCCGATCGTCGATACCTGGTGGCAGACCGAGACCGGAGCCATCATGATTTCCCCTCTGCCGGGTTGCACCCCGATCAAGCCCGGCACCGCGACCCAACCGTTCTTCGGTATCGATGCTGCCATCCTCGATGAGGAAGGCAACGAGTGCAAAGCCAACGAGGGCGGCCGACTTGTCATCCGCAAGCCATGGCCCGGAATGCTGCGCACCATTTACAAAGATAAAAAACGCTACCGCGACACCTACTGGAGCGATTACCCGGGGATGTACACTGCCGGCGATGGCGCACGCCGCGATCGCAAGGGGAACTTCTGGATTGTCGGTCGTCTCGATGACGTGCTCAACGTTTCCGGTCACCGTCTCGGCACCGCGGAGGTGGAGAGTGCGCTGGTTTCTCATGATGCTGTGGCTGAGGCGGCAGTGGTGGGGCGGCCTCACGAGATCAAAGGTCAGGCGGTCTGTGCTTTTGTCACTCTCAAGAGCGGCATTGAAGGCACTGACGAACTACTCAAGGAAGTGCGTAATCATGTGGGTAAGGTCATTGGAGCCATCGCCAAACCGGACGATGTCTATTTCACTCCGGTCTTGCCAAAAACAAGATCCGGGAAGATTATGCGGCGCCTGCTGAAAGAACTGGTCGCCACAGGGAAAGTCACAGGAAACACCACCACCTTGGAGGACGCTAACGTCGTTAAAAGCCTCCAGAAGCAGGTGGCTAAGAAATAG
- a CDS encoding SHD1 domain-containing protein: MKMFVSFCCLLLQISFAIAAEPTELRTWQATSGHKVQAKATQVDEGTVHLEKEDGKVVRVPLAKFVAADQERLKKHFEISDEPALADGSGAKAAEGLPHPVGEITGPVQAGTNSSYYVYLPKSLKQGRKAPLLFYTNSINGNGKWIQELTEYAELFGWVVAISVESCNKAGYEKSKASCKLALEHIMATLPVDDERIHYTGNSGGGAVAFLNSETMAAYGILPNTSYALESVKVRTTVVYALGGGYDYNRYLTADAAERYKKDGFHRMTKLSHNRAPADHRGDGMFWMHCKYLGDAKKDHQEEAKDFEISTLEWLATLKQDNPKRAYSNAIVFQEIYQPEGSNGRALEQLIKELAEDKDNVLYHEALLAIDKFSGKYYAPLGEDAGSEMGHKPPKRVVSAVEKLQLSYGHIPEINEVLEAMKKVTVKK, encoded by the coding sequence ATGAAAATGTTTGTTAGCTTTTGCTGTCTTCTGCTGCAGATCAGTTTCGCCATCGCGGCTGAACCGACCGAACTGAGAACCTGGCAAGCCACGTCGGGTCACAAAGTTCAGGCAAAGGCCACGCAGGTGGACGAAGGCACGGTGCATTTGGAAAAAGAGGACGGCAAAGTCGTTCGCGTGCCGCTTGCGAAATTTGTTGCCGCCGACCAAGAGCGACTGAAAAAGCATTTTGAAATTTCGGACGAGCCCGCACTGGCAGACGGTAGTGGCGCCAAAGCTGCGGAGGGGCTGCCCCACCCGGTGGGTGAAATCACGGGACCTGTGCAGGCCGGCACAAACTCCAGCTACTATGTTTATCTGCCGAAGAGCCTCAAGCAGGGTCGCAAGGCCCCGCTGCTGTTCTACACCAATTCGATCAATGGCAATGGCAAGTGGATTCAGGAACTTACCGAGTATGCCGAGCTCTTTGGCTGGGTGGTCGCAATCTCTGTGGAATCTTGTAACAAAGCAGGGTATGAAAAAAGCAAAGCCAGCTGCAAACTGGCGCTAGAACACATCATGGCCACGCTGCCGGTGGACGACGAGCGGATCCACTACACGGGGAACTCAGGCGGTGGGGCTGTGGCTTTTTTGAACTCCGAGACGATGGCGGCATACGGGATCTTGCCGAACACCAGCTACGCACTTGAGAGTGTGAAGGTGCGCACCACCGTCGTTTACGCTCTCGGTGGCGGTTATGATTACAACCGCTACCTCACCGCAGACGCCGCTGAGCGCTATAAGAAAGATGGATTTCACCGGATGACCAAGCTCAGCCATAACCGCGCCCCGGCCGATCATCGCGGCGATGGCATGTTCTGGATGCACTGCAAGTATCTCGGTGATGCTAAGAAAGATCACCAGGAGGAAGCCAAGGACTTTGAAATCAGCACCCTCGAGTGGCTCGCCACGCTCAAGCAAGACAATCCCAAGCGCGCGTATTCCAATGCCATCGTGTTCCAGGAAATTTATCAGCCGGAAGGCAGCAATGGCCGGGCACTGGAGCAGTTGATCAAAGAGCTCGCGGAAGACAAAGACAATGTCCTCTACCACGAAGCCTTACTGGCCATCGATAAATTCTCCGGAAAATACTACGCTCCGCTAGGTGAAGATGCCGGTTCTGAAATGGGGCATAAACCACCGAAACGTGTGGTTTCCGCCGTTGAAAAACTTCAGCTTAGTTACGGTCATATTCCCGAGATCAACGAGGTTCTCGAGGCGATGAAAAAGGTGACCGTTAAGAAGTAG